The DNA region CACTATTGAACAGCGTCAAATTTTACAGCAATCTACTCTTACAAACAAGCCGCAGTCGCAGCCACAGTCACAGATTAAGCTGATAGATTTATTGGCTCAATTCAAAAAGAATCCTAAAAATCCTTCTTACAGTACAGCCCTAAATAACTTACAACAAAATCTACCCAAAGACGTTTTGCACAAAGTTACTAACAAATGGAGGGGGACAAACGATCAAAATCCTGAGATTGTCAAGCTGACGAATCTATTCACTTATTATGATGACAACAATCAAAACCATCGTGATGCACTAAATCACTTACAAAGTCAGATCACCCCAGCTATCTATAAAGAATTTATTAATCTCTGGAATAAGAAGTAAACTAACCGTAAAAATCATGTCCCGCCTGGAATTAAAGTTCTAGGCGGGTGAGTCAAGCCTTCAGTTAAGCTATTCAAACTGTTCACGCCTCGACGAAGTGAAGCAGCATTTATTTTCTTAAACAGTCGATAATGTAAATAAATGTAATAAAATCCTCAAGCAGGACAAAAGCATCTATGCGTGTAATTTTAATGACCGGTAAAGGCGGCGTGGGCAAAACTTCCGTTGCTGCTGCAACTGGACTGCGTTGTGCTGAACTAGGCTATCAGACATTGGTTTTAAGTACAGACCCCGCGCATTCGCTGGCAGACAGTTTTGACATAGAACTGGGACATGCACCCCAAAAAATTCGCCCAAATCTGTGGGGTGCAGAATTGGATGCTCTGCAAGAACTTGAGGGAAACTGGGGTGCGGTGAAACGTTACATTACCCAAGTTTTACAGGCAAGGGGTTTAGACGGCATACAGGCAGAAGAATTGGCAATTTTACCAGGTATGGATGAGATTTTTGGCTTGGTAAGGATGAAACGTCATTACGATGAAGGTGAGTTTGATGTTTTAATTATCGACTCAGCCCCCACGGGTACTGCACTACGCTTGCTGAGTTTACCTGAAGTTGGTGGCTGGTATATGCGCCGTTTTTACAAACCATTCCAAAACATCTCGGTAGCACTTCGCCCTCTGGTTGAACCTCTTTTTAGACCAATTGCTGGTTTTTCGTTACCAGATAAAGAGGTGATGGATGCACCTTATGAGTTTTATGAACAAATTGAAGCTCTGGAAAAAGTATTAACAGACAATACTCAAACTTCAGTGCGTTTGGTAACTAATCCCGAAAAAATGGTGATTAAAGAGTCTTTGCGTGCCCATGCTTATCTAAGTTTGTATAATGTGGCAACAGATTTAATTGTGGCTAATCGAATTATTCCCCGCGAAGTCCAAGACCCATTTTTCCAACGTTGGAAGGAAAGTCAGGAGCAATATCGCCAGGAGATTCATGATAATTTCCACCCTCTACCAGTGAAAGAAGTTCCACTATTTTCCGAGGAAATGTGTGGTTTAGCTGCCTTAGAACGCCTGAAAGAAACTCTTTATAAAGATGAAGATCCAACTCAGGTTTATTACAAAGAAACGACTATGAGAGTCGTACAAGAGCAAAACCAATACAGCTTAGAAATTTATTTACCTGGGATTCCGAAAAACCAAGTTCAACTAAGTAAAAA from Nostoc commune NIES-4072 includes:
- a CDS encoding TRC40/GET3/ArsA family transport-energizing ATPase, which translates into the protein MRVILMTGKGGVGKTSVAAATGLRCAELGYQTLVLSTDPAHSLADSFDIELGHAPQKIRPNLWGAELDALQELEGNWGAVKRYITQVLQARGLDGIQAEELAILPGMDEIFGLVRMKRHYDEGEFDVLIIDSAPTGTALRLLSLPEVGGWYMRRFYKPFQNISVALRPLVEPLFRPIAGFSLPDKEVMDAPYEFYEQIEALEKVLTDNTQTSVRLVTNPEKMVIKESLRAHAYLSLYNVATDLIVANRIIPREVQDPFFQRWKESQEQYRQEIHDNFHPLPVKEVPLFSEEMCGLAALERLKETLYKDEDPTQVYYKETTMRVVQEQNQYSLEIYLPGIPKNQVQLSKNGDELNITIGNHRRNLVLPQALAALQPGGAKMEDDYLKIRFADNIKV